CATTGATACTCTCAGACACAGCTTTTTGAACTGATCGCTCAACAATCCTTTGTGTGCTAAGTGAACAGCCTGATGTTGTTGCTACCATGAAAATAGCCAATATTGATATAGCTAATTTTTTCATTAAAATATCCTCCTTGCGTCGCCTGTTTTTGTTATAAACAGTATAGCGCCACCACAAGGAGGATTTATTGATGTTGTCAAAATTGAACACTGTACTCGTTAAAATTGGTTTATAGGCCATAAAGCACTATTTCTATCGTAAAAGACTCAGGTTGACTTTTAATACACAATGATCCGTTCGGTTCCACCTTTTGCAGCACACTTTTAAGCCCCAAGCCGTGACTCGTCCGGTCAGTCTTGCTTGATACCGGAAATTTCCCTTCCCACGCGCCGACTTCTTCTGCTGTTGCATTTACGATACTGATGATCAATGACTGATTGACATAGGCCAAGACAATACGCACCCAACGCCTCTCTTTCGGTAATTTTTCACAAGCCTCTCGTACATTGTCAAGCAAATTGCCAAAAATAGTAGACGCCTGATCAAACGTGAGCTTCAAATCCGCAGGCACATGGACATCTGTTTCCATGGTGATATTGGACTGCTTTAATTCTGCAATTTTTATGTTCAGAATCGTATCTAAGGTGGGATTGCCGGTCATCACCGCTTGTTCGTAGTGACCGATCTGACAGGAAGCCTCCCACAGATAATGCTCCAGAGCTCCCTGATCCCCTTGCGTGGCGAGTGTCGCCGCAGCGTTTAGGTGGTTTCGCACATCGTGATGTAGGGTGCGTATTTGGCTGTGGAGCCGCTCCAACTGTTGATAGTGCTTGTTTTGCAGTTGTAACTGCTGCTCCAGTAAGTGCCGTTCACGGTCGGACTCGGTAAAAGCGGCAAAGCGGTCGAATAGCACAAACAGCGCAATGTTAATAAACAATAAAGCCAACATGACCACGATCTCAATCGTGTAAGCATAAGGCCCTTCACGGCTCATAATGTGATCGAACATCCCAAAGTATACCAGAATACTGATGACCGAGATAGCTGTGAGAAGTGCCCACATAGAGGGCGGAACTACTTGCCGCCTCTTGCGGCCAATATATCCTGTTGCCTCAAGTATAAGCCAGAAGCCCATGTGGTACATAACCTCTATAAGCCAATTGTTTTTATTGGGCATTGGCGTTACAACCAAATCATAGGCGGAAAGCCAAAGACAGGCCACCGCAAACAGCACAAGGCTGAACAGGACTTTTTTTCTTCGGTTTGTTTCACGAAAAAGAGGCAACAACAGGAGACTACTGATCAATGTTGCAGGCGGCGTGGAGGTCGGCCGATGATGCGCCAAAATGAGCCGCCACACGATGGCGGTTATTGCTCCTAATCCAAGAGCCAGAGCATATATTTTGTTTCTGCTGATGGCAGGTCGGCCATAAATACGTTCGTACAAACGGGCGACTAATACCATATCCACAAGTCCAAACATGAATTGCAGCAAAAACAGATAT
Above is a window of Paenibacillus uliginis N3/975 DNA encoding:
- a CDS encoding ATP-binding protein, with amino-acid sequence MNIFPSIDFVYLFLLQFMFGLVDMVLVARLYERIYGRPAISRNKIYALALGLGAITAIVWRLILAHHRPTSTPPATLISSLLLLPLFRETNRRKKVLFSLVLFAVACLWLSAYDLVVTPMPNKNNWLIEVMYHMGFWLILEATGYIGRKRRQVVPPSMWALLTAISVISILVYFGMFDHIMSREGPYAYTIEIVVMLALLFINIALFVLFDRFAAFTESDRERHLLEQQLQLQNKHYQQLERLHSQIRTLHHDVRNHLNAAATLATQGDQGALEHYLWEASCQIGHYEQAVMTGNPTLDTILNIKIAELKQSNITMETDVHVPADLKLTFDQASTIFGNLLDNVREACEKLPKERRWVRIVLAYVNQSLIISIVNATAEEVGAWEGKFPVSSKTDRTSHGLGLKSVLQKVEPNGSLCIKSQPESFTIEIVLYGL